In Molothrus ater isolate BHLD 08-10-18 breed brown headed cowbird chromosome 11, BPBGC_Mater_1.1, whole genome shotgun sequence, a genomic segment contains:
- the WNT5A gene encoding protein Wnt-5a isoform X2 has protein sequence MASQYLVVALAVFSSFTQVVIEASSWWSLGMNPMNPMNPVQMSEVYIIGAQPLCSQLAGLSQGQKKLCQLYQDHMQFIGEGAKTGIKECQYQFRHRRWNCSTVDNNSVFGRVMQIGSRETAFTYAVSAAGVVNAMSRACREGELSSCGCSRAARPKDLPRDWLWGGCGDNIEYGYRFAKEFVDARERERVYQRGSYESARIMMNLHNNEAGRRTVYNLADVACKCHGVSGSCSLKTCWLQLADFRKVGDALKEKYDSAAAMKLNSRGKLVQVNSRFNAPTIHDLVYIDPSPDYCVRNESTGSLGTQGRLCNKTSEGMDGCELMCCGRGYDQFKTVQRERCHCKFHWCCYVKCKLCTEIVDQFVCK, from the exons ATGGCTTCTCAGTACCTCGTAGTGGCTCTGGCCGTTTTCTCCTCTTTTACCCAGGTTGTAATAGAAGCCAGCTCTTGGTG GTCTTTAGGGATGAACCCCATGAACCCCATGAACCCTGTTCAGATGTCAGAGGTGTACATTATAGGAGCCCAGCCACTGTGTAGCCAGCTAGCAGGGCTTTCCCAAGGACAGAAGAAACTCTGCCAGTTGTATCAGGACCATATGCAGTTCATTGGAGAGGGTGCAAAGACGGGCATTAAGGAGTGCCAGTATCAATTCAGACATAGAAGATGGAATTGCAGCACTGTGGACAACAACTCTGTTTTTGGCAGAGTCATGCAGATAG GCAGCCGGGAGACGGCGTTCACCTACGCGGTGAGCGCGGCCGGCGTGGTCAACGCCATGAGCCGCGCGTGCCGGGAGGGCGAGCTGTCCTCGTGCGGCTGCAGCCGCGCCGCGCGGCCCAAGGACCTGCCCCGGGACTGGCTGTGGGGCGGCTGCGGGGACAACATCGAGTACGGGTACCGCTTCGCCAAGGAGTTCGTGGACGCGCGCGAGCGCGAGCGGGTTTACCAGCGAGGCTCCTACGAGAGCGCCCGCATCATGATGAACCTGCACAACAACGAGGCCGGCAGAAGA ACGGTGTACAACCTGGCTGACGTGGCCTGTAAGTGCCACGGCGTCTCCGGCTCCTGCAGCCTGAAgacctgctggctgcagctcgCCGACTTCCGCAAGGTGGGCGACGCCCTGAAGGAGAAATACGACAGCGCCGCCGCCATGAAGCTCAACAGCCGGGGGAAGCTGGTGCAGGTGAACAGCCGCTTCAACGCCCCCACCATCCACGACCTGGTGTACATCGACCCCAGCCCCGACTACTGCGTGCGCAACGAGAGCACCGGCTCCCTGGGCACCCAGGGCCGCCTGTGCAATAAGACCTCGGAGGGCATGGACGGCTGTGAACTCATGTGCTGCGGCCGGGGCTACGACCAGTTCAAGACGGTGCAGCGGGAGCGCTGCCACTGCAAGTTCCACTGGTGCTGCTACGTGAAATGCAAGTTGTGCACAGAGATCGTGGACCAGTTTGTGTGCAAATAG
- the WNT5A gene encoding protein Wnt-5a isoform X1, translating to MEKSSAVLIHGGAVGTVGSTMASQYLVVALAVFSSFTQVVIEASSWWSLGMNPMNPMNPVQMSEVYIIGAQPLCSQLAGLSQGQKKLCQLYQDHMQFIGEGAKTGIKECQYQFRHRRWNCSTVDNNSVFGRVMQIGSRETAFTYAVSAAGVVNAMSRACREGELSSCGCSRAARPKDLPRDWLWGGCGDNIEYGYRFAKEFVDARERERVYQRGSYESARIMMNLHNNEAGRRTVYNLADVACKCHGVSGSCSLKTCWLQLADFRKVGDALKEKYDSAAAMKLNSRGKLVQVNSRFNAPTIHDLVYIDPSPDYCVRNESTGSLGTQGRLCNKTSEGMDGCELMCCGRGYDQFKTVQRERCHCKFHWCCYVKCKLCTEIVDQFVCK from the exons AAATCCAGTGCAGTATTAATCCACGGAGGTGCTGTGGGGACAGTTGGCAGTACAATGGCTTCTCAGTACCTCGTAGTGGCTCTGGCCGTTTTCTCCTCTTTTACCCAGGTTGTAATAGAAGCCAGCTCTTGGTG GTCTTTAGGGATGAACCCCATGAACCCCATGAACCCTGTTCAGATGTCAGAGGTGTACATTATAGGAGCCCAGCCACTGTGTAGCCAGCTAGCAGGGCTTTCCCAAGGACAGAAGAAACTCTGCCAGTTGTATCAGGACCATATGCAGTTCATTGGAGAGGGTGCAAAGACGGGCATTAAGGAGTGCCAGTATCAATTCAGACATAGAAGATGGAATTGCAGCACTGTGGACAACAACTCTGTTTTTGGCAGAGTCATGCAGATAG GCAGCCGGGAGACGGCGTTCACCTACGCGGTGAGCGCGGCCGGCGTGGTCAACGCCATGAGCCGCGCGTGCCGGGAGGGCGAGCTGTCCTCGTGCGGCTGCAGCCGCGCCGCGCGGCCCAAGGACCTGCCCCGGGACTGGCTGTGGGGCGGCTGCGGGGACAACATCGAGTACGGGTACCGCTTCGCCAAGGAGTTCGTGGACGCGCGCGAGCGCGAGCGGGTTTACCAGCGAGGCTCCTACGAGAGCGCCCGCATCATGATGAACCTGCACAACAACGAGGCCGGCAGAAGA ACGGTGTACAACCTGGCTGACGTGGCCTGTAAGTGCCACGGCGTCTCCGGCTCCTGCAGCCTGAAgacctgctggctgcagctcgCCGACTTCCGCAAGGTGGGCGACGCCCTGAAGGAGAAATACGACAGCGCCGCCGCCATGAAGCTCAACAGCCGGGGGAAGCTGGTGCAGGTGAACAGCCGCTTCAACGCCCCCACCATCCACGACCTGGTGTACATCGACCCCAGCCCCGACTACTGCGTGCGCAACGAGAGCACCGGCTCCCTGGGCACCCAGGGCCGCCTGTGCAATAAGACCTCGGAGGGCATGGACGGCTGTGAACTCATGTGCTGCGGCCGGGGCTACGACCAGTTCAAGACGGTGCAGCGGGAGCGCTGCCACTGCAAGTTCCACTGGTGCTGCTACGTGAAATGCAAGTTGTGCACAGAGATCGTGGACCAGTTTGTGTGCAAATAG